One Fuerstiella marisgermanici DNA window includes the following coding sequences:
- a CDS encoding AAA family ATPase, giving the protein MSVSNTNELAVHVNSLRSRTLKAVGEVVVGLESVTDQLLMALLAGGHVLLEGVPGTAKTTLCRTFSTVLGIDFERVQFTPDLLPSDVTGTQVLDRQTSEFVLRTGPIFTQLLLADELNRAPARTQSALLEAMQERQVTIEGQTLELPLPFMVLATQNPVEQEGVYRLPEAQLDRFLFRIDVGYPQREQEVNMLDLHSKATVTPQAVTNAEEIITIQQQLDTVYGTRELQEYIIDIARESRNHPDLVLGASPRAAINLMKAGRAHALMSGRGYLTHGDIQSVCLPVLAHRLIMRPEAEMDGRTVTDVIHQLIEAVPVLQQRN; this is encoded by the coding sequence GTGTCCGTTTCCAATACCAACGAACTTGCCGTCCACGTTAATTCGCTGCGGTCTCGAACCCTAAAAGCCGTAGGGGAAGTCGTCGTGGGCCTCGAAAGCGTGACGGATCAGTTGCTGATGGCTCTCCTCGCCGGCGGACATGTGCTGCTGGAAGGTGTACCCGGGACGGCCAAGACAACTCTGTGTCGAACGTTTTCAACGGTGCTGGGAATCGACTTCGAACGAGTTCAGTTTACGCCAGACTTGCTGCCATCTGACGTCACGGGAACTCAGGTGCTGGATCGGCAAACCAGCGAATTCGTCCTTCGCACAGGCCCGATCTTTACCCAGCTACTGCTTGCCGATGAATTAAACCGAGCTCCCGCGCGAACGCAGTCGGCACTGCTGGAAGCCATGCAGGAACGCCAGGTGACCATTGAAGGGCAGACGCTGGAACTGCCGCTTCCGTTTATGGTGCTGGCGACTCAGAACCCTGTCGAACAGGAAGGCGTTTATCGACTCCCGGAAGCACAACTTGACCGGTTTCTGTTTCGGATTGATGTCGGCTATCCGCAGCGAGAGCAGGAAGTCAACATGCTGGACCTTCACAGCAAAGCGACCGTGACTCCCCAGGCCGTCACCAACGCGGAAGAAATCATTACGATTCAGCAGCAGCTGGATACCGTTTATGGAACTCGCGAACTGCAGGAATACATCATCGACATCGCGCGAGAAAGTCGCAATCACCCGGACCTGGTGCTCGGAGCCAGCCCGCGAGCGGCCATCAATTTGATGAAGGCCGGACGAGCTCACGCACTTATGAGCGGCCGTGGCTATCTGACTCATGGAGACATTCAGTCCGTCTGCCTGCCGGTACTCGCTCACCGCCTGATCATGCGTCCGGAAGCAGAAATGGATGGCCGCACAGTAACAGACGTCATTCATCAACTGATCGAAGCCGTGCCCGTTTTGCAACAGCGAAATTAA